A genomic stretch from Spongiibacter nanhainus includes:
- a CDS encoding crotonase/enoyl-CoA hydratase family protein has product MTYSTIDYQIDNAVLTITLNRPDHMNAFTVTMANELEEAFKRASEDDAVRAIVVTGAGKAFCAGMDLKAEGNVFGLDESTNPGLDDIERLDDPEIINGLRDTGGRVTLAIYDCKKPVIAAINGAAVGIGITMTLAMDIRLASDKARMGFVFNRIGIVPEACSSWFLPRVVGLSQALEWTYAADVFDADEAKRGGLVKDVYSPEQLLDEAYAIARRLAKKSPMAIALTRQMLYRNSAAPHPEEAHKIDSLGVFYAAKEDGKEGIAAFLEKREAQFTSKASEMPAFYDEWIKRR; this is encoded by the coding sequence ATGACCTACAGCACAATTGACTACCAAATCGACAACGCCGTTCTCACCATTACCCTCAATCGGCCGGATCACATGAACGCCTTTACGGTGACCATGGCAAACGAGCTGGAGGAAGCTTTTAAACGGGCCAGTGAGGATGACGCGGTTCGTGCCATTGTGGTCACGGGTGCCGGCAAGGCCTTTTGTGCCGGTATGGACCTCAAAGCCGAGGGCAATGTATTTGGGCTGGATGAGTCGACCAATCCCGGCCTCGATGATATCGAGCGCCTGGACGACCCGGAAATCATCAACGGCCTGCGGGATACCGGCGGACGAGTGACACTGGCCATTTACGACTGTAAAAAACCGGTGATCGCCGCCATCAATGGCGCGGCAGTGGGTATTGGTATCACCATGACCCTGGCAATGGATATTCGCTTGGCATCGGATAAGGCTCGCATGGGCTTTGTCTTTAACCGAATCGGTATTGTTCCGGAGGCCTGCTCCAGCTGGTTCTTGCCCCGGGTAGTGGGCCTCAGCCAGGCCCTGGAGTGGACCTACGCCGCCGATGTTTTCGATGCCGACGAAGCCAAACGCGGCGGTCTGGTCAAGGATGTGTACTCGCCAGAGCAGCTATTGGACGAGGCCTACGCCATTGCCCGGCGGCTGGCCAAAAAATCCCCGATGGCGATCGCCCTGACCCGGCAGATGCTATACCGCAACTCGGCTGCACCGCACCCCGAAGAGGCCCACAAGATCGATTCGCTGGGTGTCTTTTATGCCGCAAAAGAGGATGGTAAGGAAGGTATCGCCGCCTTTCTGGAAAAGCGCGAAGCCCAGTTCACCAGCAAAGCCAGCGAAATGCCGGCCTTCTATGACGAGTGGATCAAGCGGCGTTAA